In a single window of the Panthera leo isolate Ple1 chromosome A1, P.leo_Ple1_pat1.1, whole genome shotgun sequence genome:
- the LOC122215784 gene encoding histone H2B type 3-B, with translation MPDPSKSAPAPKKGSKKAVTKAQKKDGKKRKRSRKESYSIYVYKVLKQVHPDTGISSKAMGIMNSFVNDIFERIASEASRLAHYNKRSTITSREVQTAVRLLLPGELAKHAVSEGTKAVTKYTSSK, from the coding sequence ATGCCTGATCCGTCTAAATCGGCACCCGCGCCCAAGAAGGGCTCCAAGAAGGCCGTCACCAAAGCGCAAAAGAAGGACGGCAAGAAGCGCAAGCGCAGCCGCAAGGAGAGCTACTCCATCTACGTGTACAAGGTGCTGAAGCAGGTGCACCCCGACACCGGCATCTCGTCCAAGGCCATGGGCATCATGAACTCGTTTGTCAACGACATCTTCGAGCGCATCGCCAGCGAGGCCTCTCGCCTGGCGCATTACAACAAGCGTTCGACCATCACGTCCCGCGAGGTGCAGACGGCTGTGCGCCTGCTGCTGCCGGGCGAGCTGGCCAAGCACGCTGTGTCTGAGGGCACCAAGGCCGTCACCAAGTACACCAGCTCCAAGTGA
- the LOC122215780 gene encoding histone H2A type 3: protein MSGRGKQGGKARAKAKSRSSRAGLQFPVGRVHRLLRKGNYSERVGAGAPVYLAAVLEYLTAEILELAGNAARDNKKTRIIPRHLQLAIRNDEELNKLLGRVTIAQGGVLPNIQAVLLPKKTESHHKAKGK, encoded by the coding sequence ATGTCCGGCCGAGGCAAACAGGGCGGTAAGGCGCGCGCCAAGGCCAAGTCGCGCTCTTCTCGCGCGGGGTTGCAGTTCCCCGTAGGCCGCGTGCACCGGCTGCTCCGCAAAGGAAACTACTCTGAGCGGGTCGGGGCCGGCGCGCCGGTGTACCTGGCGGCGGTGCTGGAGTACCTGACTGCTGAAATCTTGGAGCTGGCGGGCAACGCGGCCCGCGACAACAAGAAGACGCGTATCATCCCGCGCCACCTGCAGCTGGCCATCCGCAACGACGAGGAGCTCAACAAGCTGCTGGGCCGCGTGACCATCGCGCAGGGCGGCGTCCTGCCCAACATCCAGGCCGTGCTGCTGCCCAAGAAGACGGAGAGCCACCACAAGGCCAAGGGCAAGTGA